One window of Aliarcobacter lanthieri genomic DNA carries:
- a CDS encoding methyl-accepting chemotaxis protein: MKNLSIRFKLLAILIITIILVSAIIATKSIYELKNLTSHNIEEYKQRAFAEAIDEMKNYTSFVMDIAKDGYEKGKIDNVKNRKGAYLKSQTDFLFTMITEMYEKEKNKLSEAELKKLLLDTIGAVRYGEDNDYFFVYDKYSTILKLPLTPEREGTKNNGKHIPEFIRTAFEDGEGFVPYEQVIPGKEPRAKLSNIRLFEPYGWVVGTGVYIDNEEQELKKEVLKEISQIKFGTDGYFFVYSYDGTNLMHPINHNLVGKNLINNKSKNGIYYVKDLIEVAKKGGGTVTYDFPKSNDDPKQYDKIGYAEGLQEWQWMIGTGIYIDNIEKNISIMQDNANQKISSIIFGILIISVIVSIILIAVISYLISKNIISPLEKFESGLLGFFKYLNKETKNVETIDIKSEDEIGSMAKVVNENIIKTAKLLKEDESLIDNVKEVVNEINKGNLRNRIENSTGNESLEELKNILNEMLELISNKVNNDLVVIDQVLKKYEQMDFRARIENPVGEVAKEINELAETINHLLLENKINGLTLEDSSKILLENVNNLNISSNEAAASLEETAAALEEITSNIRNNTQNIAKMSNLSTEVTRSSRLGEELANKTTLAMDEINTQVNLVNEAIGVIDNIAFQTNILSLNAAVEAATAGEAGKGFAVVAQEVRNLAARSAEAAKEIKDIVEKATIKANEGKNIATTMIEGYKGLNDSITQTTNLISDIEMSSKEQLSGIEQINDAVNQLDRQTQQNAMISSQTHDIAMETDNIAKDVVKEADSKEFLGKDSAKAKKFEIKNINTTNVIPNKSKKEDKKTIEDNSSNEDEWENF, encoded by the coding sequence ATGAAAAATTTATCAATTAGATTTAAGCTTTTAGCTATACTAATAATTACAATTATTTTAGTTTCGGCTATTATAGCTACAAAATCTATATATGAACTCAAGAACTTAACTTCTCATAATATTGAAGAGTATAAACAAAGGGCATTTGCAGAAGCAATAGATGAAATGAAAAACTATACATCTTTTGTAATGGATATTGCAAAAGATGGTTATGAAAAAGGGAAAATAGATAATGTTAAAAATAGAAAAGGGGCTTATCTAAAATCTCAAACAGATTTTTTATTTACAATGATTACAGAAATGTATGAGAAAGAAAAAAATAAATTATCTGAAGCAGAGCTAAAAAAATTACTTTTAGATACTATTGGAGCCGTAAGATATGGAGAAGACAATGACTATTTCTTTGTATATGATAAATACTCAACAATATTAAAACTTCCTTTAACGCCAGAAAGAGAAGGAACAAAAAATAATGGTAAACATATTCCAGAATTTATTAGAACTGCTTTTGAAGATGGTGAAGGATTTGTACCTTATGAACAAGTAATTCCAGGTAAAGAACCAAGAGCTAAATTATCAAATATAAGATTATTTGAACCTTATGGATGGGTTGTCGGTACAGGGGTTTATATAGATAATGAAGAACAAGAGCTAAAAAAAGAAGTTTTAAAAGAAATTTCACAAATTAAATTTGGAACAGATGGGTATTTTTTTGTGTATTCGTATGATGGTACAAATTTGATGCATCCAATCAATCATAATTTAGTTGGTAAGAATTTAATAAATAATAAAAGTAAAAATGGAATTTACTATGTAAAAGATTTGATTGAAGTTGCCAAAAAAGGAGGAGGAACTGTAACTTATGACTTCCCTAAAAGTAATGATGATCCAAAACAATATGATAAAATTGGATATGCAGAAGGTTTACAAGAATGGCAATGGATGATAGGAACAGGAATATATATTGATAATATTGAAAAAAATATTTCAATTATGCAAGATAATGCAAATCAAAAAATTTCTTCTATAATTTTTGGAATATTGATCATATCTGTTATTGTTTCTATTATTTTAATAGCAGTTATATCATATCTTATTTCAAAAAATATTATTTCTCCATTAGAAAAATTTGAGAGTGGACTTTTAGGATTTTTTAAATATCTAAATAAAGAAACTAAAAATGTTGAAACAATAGATATAAAATCAGAAGATGAAATTGGCTCAATGGCAAAAGTTGTAAATGAAAATATCATAAAAACAGCTAAACTATTAAAAGAAGATGAATCTTTAATTGATAATGTTAAAGAAGTTGTAAATGAAATAAATAAAGGAAATTTACGAAATAGAATAGAAAATAGCACTGGAAATGAAAGTTTAGAAGAACTTAAAAATATATTAAATGAAATGTTAGAACTTATATCTAATAAAGTGAATAATGATTTAGTTGTAATAGATCAAGTTCTGAAAAAATATGAACAAATGGATTTTAGAGCTAGAATTGAAAATCCTGTTGGAGAAGTTGCAAAAGAGATAAATGAGTTAGCAGAAACTATAAATCATCTTCTTTTGGAAAATAAGATAAATGGACTTACTTTAGAAGATAGTTCTAAAATTCTTTTAGAAAATGTAAACAACTTAAATATTAGTTCAAATGAAGCAGCAGCTTCTTTAGAAGAAACGGCAGCTGCACTTGAAGAGATAACAAGTAATATAAGAAATAACACTCAAAATATTGCAAAAATGTCAAATCTTTCAACTGAAGTTACAAGATCTTCGAGACTTGGTGAAGAATTAGCAAATAAAACAACATTAGCAATGGATGAAATAAATACTCAAGTAAATCTAGTAAATGAAGCAATAGGAGTTATAGATAATATAGCATTCCAAACAAATATCTTAAGTTTAAATGCAGCAGTGGAAGCAGCAACAGCAGGAGAAGCAGGAAAAGGTTTTGCAGTTGTAGCACAAGAAGTAAGAAATCTAGCAGCAAGAAGTGCAGAAGCAGCTAAAGAGATAAAAGATATAGTTGAAAAAGCAACAATAAAAGCTAATGAAGGTAAAAATATTGCTACTACAATGATTGAAGGTTATAAAGGTTTAAATGATTCAATAACTCAAACAACAAATCTTATTTCTGATATTGAAATGTCAAGTAAAGAACAACTTTCTGGAATAGAACAAATTAATGATGCTGTAAATCAATTAGATAGACAAACTCAACAAAATGCTATGATCTCTTCTCAAACTCATGATATTGCTATGGAAACAGATAACATAGCTAAAGATGTAGTAAAAGAAGCTGATTCAAAAGAATTTTTAGGAAAAGATAGTGCTAAAGCTAAAAAGTTTGAGATTAAAAATATAAATACAACAAATGTAATTCCTAATAAATCAAAAAAGGAAGATAAAAAAACAATTGAAGATAATTCATCTAATGAAGATGAATGGGAAAATTTCTAA
- the secA gene encoding preprotein translocase subunit SecA, producing MLNVFSKVFGTKNDRVVKKYRKRASEITALEKNYENLSDEDLKNEFNKLRQLVQNEEKSLNDVLKESFAITREASKRVLGMRPYDVQLIGAMVLNEGKIAEMKTGEGKTLVGSIAVCLNALTGKGVHVVTVNDYLASRDANELKPLYEFLGFSVGALTDSIKDDEQRREQYNCDITYATNSSLGFDFLRDNMVYDIKDKVQRGHNFVIVDEVDSILIDEARTPLIISGPTNHINSNYVKANEIALKLELGKLIEPKSAAEKPITTGDFTVDEKNRTVSLTEQGHIRAEELFGVENLYSIENAMLSHSLDQALKANYIFQKDVDYVVKDEQIIIVDEFTGRLSEGRRFSEGLHQALEAKEKVTIQDESQTLADTTYQNYFRMYKKLAGMTGTAQTEATEFAQIYNLDVVSIPTNLPIKRIDKSDLIYKSEKEKFEAVCLKIKEYHEKGQPVLVGTASIEKSEKLHKILVDKKIPHTVLNAKQHEKEGKIIADAGQKGAVTIATNMAGRGVDIKLTPEILALGGLAIIGTERHESRRIDNQLRGRSGRQGDVGESQFYLSLEDNLLRIFGSDRIKNIMERLGIQEGEFIESKMVTRAVENAQKKVESMHFESRKHLLEYDDVANEQRKVIYNFRNDLLSEDFDIGSKIDENRIEYIQNLLADANISQTTPVEDFDYTFIVAKLKEDLHFIIDEKEIESTDYEVLENRLISILKDTYENKMSVVDHKQKSEIERVLYLQILDNAYREHLYAMDTLKTGIGLRGYNQKDPLVEYKKESYNMFIELISNIKLEIIKILFAVQLQSKEDRQKEQEALQRMKESMEKANANITTNIAQEAVKNSEKKIARNESCPCGSGLKYKQCCGKSGPKKGLVAGN from the coding sequence ATGTTAAATGTTTTTTCAAAAGTTTTTGGTACAAAAAATGATAGAGTTGTAAAAAAATATAGAAAACGAGCAAGTGAAATAACTGCATTAGAGAAAAACTATGAAAATCTAAGTGATGAAGATCTAAAAAATGAATTTAATAAGTTAAGACAACTTGTACAAAATGAAGAAAAATCATTAAATGATGTTTTAAAAGAGTCTTTTGCAATAACTAGAGAAGCTAGTAAAAGAGTTTTAGGTATGAGACCTTATGATGTTCAGCTAATAGGAGCTATGGTTCTAAATGAAGGAAAAATAGCAGAGATGAAAACAGGTGAAGGAAAAACTTTAGTTGGAAGTATTGCTGTTTGTTTAAATGCTCTAACAGGCAAGGGTGTTCATGTTGTAACTGTAAATGACTATTTAGCAAGCCGTGATGCAAATGAATTAAAACCACTTTATGAATTTTTAGGATTTAGTGTTGGTGCATTAACTGATAGTATAAAAGATGATGAACAAAGAAGAGAACAATATAACTGCGATATTACTTATGCCACAAATAGTTCTTTAGGATTTGACTTCTTAAGAGATAATATGGTTTATGACATAAAAGATAAAGTTCAAAGAGGACATAATTTTGTAATAGTTGATGAAGTGGATTCTATCTTAATTGATGAAGCTAGAACTCCTTTAATTATTTCTGGACCAACAAATCACATAAACTCAAATTATGTAAAAGCAAATGAAATTGCATTAAAACTGGAACTAGGTAAATTGATAGAGCCAAAAAGTGCTGCTGAAAAACCTATAACAACTGGTGATTTCACAGTTGATGAAAAAAACAGAACTGTAAGTTTAACTGAACAAGGACATATAAGAGCAGAAGAACTTTTTGGAGTTGAGAATTTGTACTCTATTGAAAATGCTATGCTTTCTCATTCACTTGATCAAGCATTAAAAGCAAATTATATTTTTCAAAAAGATGTTGATTATGTTGTAAAAGATGAACAAATTATTATTGTTGATGAATTTACAGGAAGACTAAGTGAAGGTAGAAGATTTAGTGAAGGTTTACACCAAGCACTTGAAGCAAAAGAAAAAGTTACTATACAAGATGAAAGTCAAACTCTAGCAGATACAACTTATCAAAACTATTTTAGGATGTATAAAAAACTTGCAGGTATGACAGGAACTGCACAAACAGAAGCAACAGAATTTGCACAAATTTATAATCTTGATGTTGTGTCTATTCCTACAAATTTACCTATCAAAAGAATAGATAAAAGTGATTTAATTTATAAAAGTGAAAAAGAAAAATTTGAAGCAGTTTGTTTAAAAATTAAAGAATATCATGAAAAAGGACAACCAGTACTTGTAGGAACAGCAAGTATTGAAAAAAGTGAGAAACTTCATAAAATATTAGTTGATAAAAAAATACCTCATACTGTTTTAAATGCAAAACAACACGAGAAAGAAGGTAAAATTATTGCTGATGCTGGACAAAAAGGTGCTGTAACAATTGCTACAAATATGGCAGGACGTGGAGTTGATATTAAATTGACTCCTGAAATTTTAGCTCTTGGTGGGTTAGCAATAATTGGTACAGAAAGACACGAAAGTAGAAGAATAGATAATCAGCTTAGAGGAAGAAGTGGAAGACAAGGAGATGTTGGAGAATCACAATTTTATCTAAGTTTAGAAGATAACCTTTTAAGAATTTTTGGAAGTGATAGAATAAAAAATATCATGGAAAGACTTGGTATCCAAGAAGGTGAATTTATTGAATCAAAAATGGTAACTAGAGCTGTTGAAAATGCTCAGAAAAAAGTTGAATCAATGCACTTTGAAAGTAGAAAACATTTACTTGAATATGATGATGTTGCAAATGAACAAAGAAAAGTTATCTATAACTTTAGAAATGACTTGTTAAGCGAAGATTTCGATATTGGTTCAAAAATAGATGAGAATAGAATTGAATATATCCAAAATCTTTTAGCTGATGCAAATATCTCTCAAACAACTCCAGTTGAAGATTTTGATTATACATTTATAGTAGCTAAATTGAAAGAAGATTTACATTTTATAATTGATGAAAAAGAGATAGAAAGTACAGATTACGAAGTATTAGAAAATCGACTAATATCTATTTTAAAAGATACTTATGAAAATAAAATGAGTGTTGTTGATCATAAACAAAAAAGTGAAATTGAAAGAGTTTTATATCTTCAAATTTTAGATAATGCTTATAGAGAACATTTATATGCTATGGATACACTAAAAACTGGTATTGGACTCAGAGGTTATAATCAAAAAGATCCTCTTGTTGAGTATAAAAAAGAGTCATATAATATGTTTATAGAATTAATCTCAAACATCAAATTAGAGATTATAAAAATTTTATTTGCAGTACAACTTCAAAGTAAAGAAGATAGACAAAAAGAGCAAGAAGCATTACAAAGAATGAAAGAGTCTATGGAAAAAGCAAATGCAAATATAACAACAAATATAGCACAAGAAGCTGTAAAAAATAGCGAAAAAAAAATAGCAAGAAATGAATCTTGCCCTTGTGGTAGCGGTCTAAAATATAAACAATGTTGTGGAAAGAGTGGACCTAAAAAAGGT
- the lolA gene encoding LolA-like outer membrane lipoprotein chaperone — MFYKITFAMVMLSIFAFATSDIKNLKSFQAQFTQTITSNSNDIIEYKGEVFIKSSGKILWKYKTPVEKNVYIDNNSAIVDEPELEQAIFTQLENEINIIQLLKDSKKIDNNKYSASIDGINYLIFTKDNKIEKISYKDNLENSVEINFLKIIQDEDIPDSLFIFSIPSNYDLIRK; from the coding sequence ATGTTTTATAAAATTACATTTGCTATGGTTATGCTATCAATTTTTGCTTTTGCAACTAGTGATATAAAAAATTTAAAAAGCTTTCAAGCCCAGTTTACTCAAACTATTACTTCAAACTCAAATGATATTATTGAGTATAAAGGTGAAGTTTTTATAAAAAGTAGTGGCAAAATTTTATGGAAATATAAAACACCTGTTGAGAAAAATGTTTATATTGATAATAATTCAGCAATAGTTGATGAACCAGAGTTAGAACAAGCTATCTTTACACAGCTTGAAAATGAAATAAATATTATACAACTACTAAAAGATTCTAAAAAAATAGATAATAATAAATATTCTGCATCAATTGATGGAATTAATTATCTTATTTTTACAAAAGATAACAAAATAGAAAAAATTAGTTATAAAGATAATTTAGAAAATAGTGTAGAGATAAATTTTCTAAAAATTATTCAAGATGAAGATATCCCTGATTCTCTTTTTATTTTTAGTATTCCAAGTAATTATGATTTAATAAGAAAATAG
- a CDS encoding methyl-accepting chemotaxis protein, translating into MRITKKLYSSFGLMIFLIILLTVIGINRVSIIDNTLKNDVELTSAKQRYAINFRGSVHDRAISIRDVVLSDSKDSSLFKKSIDDIKKLEDFYSTSAQSMDKIFTNRDNFVEEELIILNKIRNVESNTLPLVENIIKLKLEDNNEEALNILLDKASPLFTQWLKVINEFIDYQEANNHTFFSQIREVATGFSTIMIILLFIAIILATIISYLISRYIVDMINKIQIGLQGFFNFLNKDTSTITLLAINTKDEFGEMANLLNHNILKAQKNIDEDRKLIDETITVLSEFEQGDLCKRLNLNVNNPSLMELKSVLNKMADNLENNINNVLKILEQYANYNYLNKIDSKGLKEHLLKLADGINILGNSITYILSENKSNGLTLDESSNILLDNVDKLNISSNEAASSLEETAAALEEITSNIRNTTGNVAKMSQLSNSVTKSVKEGEKLANKTTIAMDEINTQVNLVNEAISIIDQIAFQTNILSLNAAVEAATAGEAGLGFSVVAQEVRNLASRSAEAAKEIKDIVENATIKANEGKEIANSMIEGYKELNTNVSQTIDLISDIQNSSKEQLLGIEQINDAVNTLDQQTQQNANIAAQAHDIAIVTDNIAKLIVKDANEKEFIGKNEVKGKNIENQSNNINHTQTVNKKISKSKYKKQEIIKNNNIKNEEWESF; encoded by the coding sequence ATGAGGATTACTAAAAAATTATATTCAAGTTTTGGTTTGATGATTTTTTTAATTATATTACTGACAGTTATAGGGATAAATAGAGTATCTATCATAGATAATACTTTAAAAAATGATGTAGAACTTACTTCTGCAAAACAAAGATATGCAATCAATTTTCGTGGAAGTGTTCACGATAGAGCAATTTCTATAAGAGATGTTGTATTATCTGATAGTAAAGATAGTTCTTTATTTAAAAAATCTATTGATGATATTAAAAAACTAGAAGATTTTTATAGTACTTCTGCTCAATCAATGGATAAAATATTTACAAATAGAGACAATTTTGTAGAAGAAGAGTTAATAATATTAAATAAAATAAGAAATGTAGAGAGTAATACATTACCATTAGTAGAAAATATTATCAAACTAAAATTAGAAGATAATAATGAAGAAGCATTAAATATACTTTTAGATAAAGCTAGTCCATTATTTACTCAATGGTTAAAAGTTATAAATGAATTTATTGATTATCAAGAAGCAAATAATCATACATTCTTCTCTCAAATAAGAGAAGTTGCAACTGGTTTTTCTACTATTATGATTATTTTATTATTCATAGCGATTATTTTAGCAACAATAATATCATATCTAATTTCTAGATATATAGTAGACATGATCAATAAAATACAAATTGGTTTACAAGGATTTTTTAATTTTTTAAATAAAGATACATCTACAATTACTCTTTTAGCAATCAATACAAAAGATGAATTTGGAGAAATGGCAAATTTACTAAATCACAATATTTTAAAAGCTCAAAAAAATATAGATGAAGATAGAAAATTAATAGATGAAACAATAACAGTTTTAAGTGAGTTTGAACAAGGAGATTTATGTAAAAGATTAAATTTAAATGTTAATAACCCATCATTAATGGAATTAAAATCTGTATTAAATAAGATGGCAGATAATTTAGAAAATAATATCAATAATGTACTAAAAATTCTAGAACAATATGCAAATTATAACTATTTAAATAAAATAGATTCTAAAGGATTAAAAGAGCATCTTTTAAAATTAGCAGATGGTATTAATATATTAGGGAATTCTATAACTTATATTTTATCTGAAAATAAATCAAATGGATTAACATTAGATGAGAGTTCAAATATCTTACTTGATAATGTAGATAAATTAAATATAAGTTCAAATGAAGCTGCATCTTCTTTAGAAGAAACAGCTGCTGCGCTTGAAGAGATAACAAGTAATATTAGAAATACAACAGGTAATGTTGCAAAAATGTCACAACTATCAAATAGTGTTACAAAATCTGTAAAAGAAGGAGAAAAACTAGCAAATAAGACAACAATAGCAATGGATGAAATAAATACTCAAGTAAATTTAGTAAATGAAGCTATTTCAATAATCGATCAAATAGCATTCCAAACAAATATCTTAAGTTTAAATGCAGCTGTAGAAGCAGCAACAGCAGGAGAAGCTGGATTAGGTTTTTCTGTTGTTGCACAAGAAGTAAGAAATCTAGCAAGTAGAAGTGCAGAAGCAGCTAAAGAGATAAAAGATATAGTTGAAAATGCAACAATAAAAGCAAACGAAGGGAAAGAAATAGCAAATAGCATGATAGAAGGATATAAAGAGTTAAATACAAATGTATCTCAAACTATAGATTTAATATCAGATATTCAAAATTCAAGTAAAGAGCAATTATTAGGGATAGAACAGATAAATGATGCTGTAAATACTTTAGACCAACAAACTCAACAAAATGCAAATATAGCTGCACAGGCTCATGATATTGCAATAGTAACAGATAATATTGCTAAATTAATAGTTAAAGATGCAAATGAAAAAGAGTTTATAGGAAAGAATGAAGTAAAAGGAAAAAATATAGAGAACCAATCAAATAATATAAATCATACACAAACAGTAAATAAAAAAATATCTAAATCAAAATATAAAAAGCAAGAAATTATAAAAAACAATAATATTAAAAATGAAGAATGGGAAAGCTTTTAA